The Lathyrus oleraceus cultivar Zhongwan6 chromosome 5, CAAS_Psat_ZW6_1.0, whole genome shotgun sequence genome includes the window ACATCACGACCAAAAGTTAGTCGAAAAGGGGCCGACTTAGTAGCCTCTTTAGGGGACGTGCGACATGCCCATAAAATTTGGTCTAGAGTCTTGTGCCAATTCTTAGGTTTTTTTCCTACATGTTTTTTAATCAAACCAATGATCAACTTATTGGCAGCTTTAACTTGTCCATTAGCCTGAGCATAATAGGGTGTCGACGTTACCAATTTGAAACCCATGTCCGTGGCGAACTCCTGCATCTTCCAACCAGTAAATACTGATCCTTGATCCGTTGTGATTGTTTCTAGAATTCTAAACCTATAAATAATATACTTTTGAATGAATTTGATCACATCCTCTTGGCTCACATTTGGCAAAGGTATGGCTTCAatccattttgtgaaataatcaAATCCTACCAATATGTACCTTTGACTTTTTGATGAGGGAGGTCGAATTTCTCTGATCAAGTCcaaagcccaacctctaaatggccaCGGTTTGATGATAGAATGTAATTTTTTTGCAGGGACATGTTGTATGCCTGCATGCACCTGGCACTCTTGACAGCCTTTCACGAATTCAATGCAGTCTTTCAACATAGTAGGCCAATACACTCCTTGTCGAAATAAAATCCATTTCTTCTTATGCATGACTTGGTGTGCCCCACATGTTCCACTATGTACAGTTGAAAGGGCAAAGTATGCCTCTAACTCACTAAGGCATTTCAACAAAATTCCTTCAGGAGATTTCTTAAACAACTCTGAACCCAAAAGAACATAACTTAATGCTCGATACCTGGTTTTTCGATCAGTAGAGGCTGTGGGATTCTGTAGGTATACTACTATTGGTTTTCTCCAGTCTTCATCTGCCAAGCTGTCTATCGCCAATATTTCAAAATTTCCCTCATCAGCACATCCTAATCTTGTCTATTCTAAATCCAGGGGAGTTAATCTGGTTGCCACTACCTTTCCTCTGACTTCTATGACTTTGTGCAACTTTTTTCTCGAAATTTTATACCCATATGCGATTTGGCCCAGGTCATTAGCTATCATGTTCTCTATTCGTGGTATATGTCGAATATAAACCATTTCGAACATTTTCAACAATCGACTGGCGATTATAAAATACATGATCAGATTCTCTTTAACACACCTATATTCTTTCGTGATCTATTTTATGACT containing:
- the LOC127078972 gene encoding uncharacterized protein LOC127078972; the encoded protein is MLKDCIEFVKGCQECQVHAGIQHVPAKKLHSIIKPWPFRGWALDLIREIRPPSSKSQRYILVGFDYFTKWIEAIPLPNVSQEDVIKFIQKYIIYRFRILETITTDQGSVFTGWKMQEFATDMGFKLVTSTPYYAQANGQVKAANKLIIGLIKKHVGKKPKNWHKTLDQILWACRTSPKEATKSAPFRLTFGRDVVLPVEIHLQSLRIQRQHELPTESYWSMMLDELVDLDEERLSALELLRQQKKRIEVSYNKKVKVKSFTPGDLVWKVILPMDRKDRALGKWSPKWEGPFQILQIFSNGAYGIEELREDRRILRINGKYLKKYQPKIQEVKIRDE